The genomic window GATAGGCCCCACCGGGGAAGTCGTGGAACACCTCGACAAGCACCACCTCGTGGGGGCCCAGACCCCGCAAGGTTTCCGCTTCTCCCTCATCTATGAGGCCCACAGGCGGTTCCACGATCGTCTCCACCTCTTTCCGGACGATGCCGCCCTCTGTCACGCGGCAGGTATCCCTGTCCATACGGTGGAGGGAGATCCGGTCAACAGGAAGATCACCTTTCCCTGGGATCTACCATGAGAATCGGAATGGGTTACGACAGCCACAGACTCAAGAAAGGGCGCCCCCTCGTGCTGGGCGGTGTGCAGATACCCTCCCCTCGTGGGGAGGCAGGACACTCGGACGGGGACGTACTCCTCCATGCCATCACCGACGCCATCTACGGCGCCCTCGCGGAGGGAGATATAGGCACGCACTTTCCCCCTTCCGATCCTCGCCACAAGGACAAGCCCAGCAGGTTCTTCCTCTCGCACGCACTCGATCTCATGGAGTCCCGCGGTTTGCGTATCGTCAACCTGGACTGTACGGTGATCCTCGAACGTCCCAGGCTCGCCCCCCACAGGGAGGCCATCCGCGCCTCTCTCTCGGCGCTCCTCTCCCTCCCCCCCGATGCCGTCTCCATAAAAGCCAAGACAAAGGAAGGCCTCGACGCCGCCGGGCGAGGCAAGGCGATCGAGGCCTTTGCAGTGCTCCTGCTCGAAGCGAGGGTGTGAGACTCAGTCCTCCTCGGAGATGAGGAGCGTCTTGGGATCGAGCACCAGATGGAGATCGGTATCCCCCAGTCTGTCCCTGTCCTTCACCAAGTGGAGGGTCACTCCGTCCTTTCCGGGGAGGAGGAGAAGGACCACATCCAGCATGTCCTTCACCGGATCCAGGAGCACCGGGAAACTCCCCTCGTCCACTTCCGGGGCCTCCTCGCCGGTGGAGGCGGAGAACCAGAACGAGATCCCCAGGTCCTCGGCGACCTCTTTGAAAAGGGCGAACTCATGAGGATCGACCGTGGTGAACTCATAACCATCCACGATCACCTGATCCACGTCGAAGGCCCCACCCTCCTTGAGGGCCCTGAGGGTAGCCACCACGTGGGAGGTCTTCGCCCCCTCCTTGTGAAAGTTGAGGATCACGCGGTTTCGGATGATCTCCTCGTGCACATCCATAGCGTTCTCGAGGTTCCGCTTCCTCGCGATCTCCTTGAAGATGTCCTCGTACCAGTCGATGAGGTGATGGACGTTGGGGGCGTAGGAGATGTGGATCACGTGTTTGCCTCGGAAGAGCTTGTCCGTCGCGACATGGACGAGACAGGCCGTCTTTCCTATCCCCTTCTTGCCGGTGAGGACTCCTATCTCTCCGGGCTTGAGCCCGCCATGGAGGGAACGTTCGAGGATACGGAGCGGACTCCTCTTGATCAGCTCTGTCTTTACCATACGAAGGCCTCCTCTTACCCTTCCACCTTTGCTTTTTTCTGGAACTTCTGTTTCAGTTCCTCGGCGATATTCACGGGAACCTTCGCGTACCGGGCGAACTCCATGCTGAACTCCGCCTTCCCTTGGGTGAGGGACCTGAGCACCGTCGAGTAGCCGAACATCTCGCTGAGCGGCACCTCCGCCTCCACCCGGCACATCATCCCGTCCTCTGTACTACTCAGTATAATACCTCGACGCTGGTTGATGCTA from Spirochaeta thermophila DSM 6192 includes these protein-coding regions:
- the ispF gene encoding 2-C-methyl-D-erythritol 2,4-cyclodiphosphate synthase; amino-acid sequence: MRIGMGYDSHRLKKGRPLVLGGVQIPSPRGEAGHSDGDVLLHAITDAIYGALAEGDIGTHFPPSDPRHKDKPSRFFLSHALDLMESRGLRIVNLDCTVILERPRLAPHREAIRASLSALLSLPPDAVSIKAKTKEGLDAAGRGKAIEAFAVLLLEARV